One genomic region from bacterium encodes:
- a CDS encoding alanine:cation symporter family protein produces the protein AFSTMISWSYYGLVAWVYLVGDSRAKVQSFNAVFCIFVALGCMIQLEAVLDFSDALVFLICVPNLFGLYVLAPVVRRRLKRYELARESSPDSPPDTPDSPPESPVTK, from the coding sequence GCGTTTTCGACGATGATTTCCTGGTCGTACTACGGCCTGGTCGCGTGGGTCTACCTGGTCGGTGATTCGCGCGCCAAGGTGCAGAGTTTCAACGCGGTGTTCTGCATCTTCGTGGCGTTGGGCTGCATGATCCAGCTCGAAGCGGTGCTCGACTTCTCCGACGCACTGGTCTTCCTGATCTGTGTGCCGAATCTGTTCGGACTCTACGTTCTGGCGCCCGTGGTCAGACGCAGACTCAAACGCTACGAGCTTGCGCGTGAATCGTCCCCGGACTCGCCTCCGGACACGCCGGACTCGCCTCCGGAATCACCTGTAACGAAGTAA
- a CDS encoding TVP38/TMEM64 family protein has protein sequence MVSKSIQRVLAIAVVGFSLAGAWWIHGVQEVELSLQGLRNLVDDLGMIGPIALVGIIALRPFLALPSAILLAVAGLLFGAVAGALYGTAGGTLGAAIAFWIARVMGREAIQTRLGAAFEPVDKYLSSRGAPWLAAYVALPVSLLSPVFFAAGVTRMSFAPFVAAAAIGFLPRAGLYAFLGRTMAEPSRNNLILASAFVIVAMIVVFAARRYFVTGDSGGESGVSGGESGDDSRASS, from the coding sequence ATGGTATCCAAGTCGATCCAGCGCGTGCTCGCGATCGCCGTCGTCGGGTTCAGCCTGGCGGGCGCCTGGTGGATCCACGGCGTGCAAGAGGTCGAACTCAGCCTGCAGGGACTGCGCAATCTGGTGGACGACCTGGGGATGATCGGTCCGATCGCACTCGTGGGCATCATCGCCCTGCGGCCCTTCCTCGCCCTGCCCTCCGCGATCCTGCTGGCGGTGGCGGGCCTGCTCTTTGGCGCGGTGGCCGGTGCGCTGTACGGAACGGCCGGTGGAACCCTGGGCGCGGCGATCGCCTTCTGGATCGCCCGCGTGATGGGCCGGGAAGCGATCCAGACGCGCCTCGGCGCCGCCTTCGAACCCGTAGACAAGTATCTCAGCTCTCGCGGGGCTCCCTGGCTCGCCGCCTACGTCGCGCTTCCGGTCTCGTTGCTGTCGCCGGTGTTCTTCGCCGCGGGCGTGACGAGAATGAGCTTCGCGCCCTTCGTCGCGGCCGCGGCCATCGGGTTCCTGCCGCGCGCGGGGCTGTACGCTTTTCTGGGTCGGACGATGGCGGAGCCGAGCCGGAACAATCTGATCCTCGCGTCGGCCTTCGTCATCGTGGCGATGATCGTCGTCTTCGCAGCGCGGCGTTACTTCGTTACAGGTGATTCCGGAGGCGAGTCCGGCGTGTCCGGAGGCGAGTCCGGGGACGATTCACGCGCAAGCTCGTAG